A window from Leptothermofonsia sichuanensis E412 encodes these proteins:
- a CDS encoding putative baseplate assembly protein, with protein sequence MVKPAPRIDRRNAAKIAQQVQELLRVYAPAWQEFEIDPVTGDRTPTGISAALIGVFARYCEIIIQRLNQVPDKNFLAFLNLLGASRLPPQPARVPLTFSLTAGSTVDAVVPAGTQVAAPPAEGEKEPVIFETERELVVSAAQLVSLFVREAAEDRYSDRSAIISTADGQGVSPFVGDRAIPHMFYIAHDRLFGFSPISQLDLTITLAASNTECAIVWEIWNHETSQWEGITPTSATSAAAIIQIQNLQQSGTLQFTNLTAIPVTAVNAQTHRWLRGRLIKRITPALTPEPDQIRLNQLPRISNIQLQATLGQSQLPVEAAFTNQLPVDATQVFFPFGEKPKLGDVFYLAHREAFSQSGVTVTLQMDILDPTTAGFSNNSSGEQPKPELTWEYWDGRSWRLIGTSTTSGPTSSANSFQDTTQAFRQPGNGTVSFVLPATPTITTINGVENFWIRVRISGGNYGREARYVPTGNQSTPFRLEPATFVPPIIRSLQLTYSITTPAQPEPPQHILLYNDFGYTPVDPATPFSPFQPTSDLKPQPHPRFYLGFSLPPNRPSFPNQPLSLYLRTADYSAAEASPASSDRPQLTWQYWQGSEWRKLTVRDDTENLTRPGLIEFLPPADLLPRVEFGIPSRYWLRVVWSSGVYPIAPRVSRILPNTTIAAQTVTIRHEILGSSNGTENQIFRTTRSPILAGQQLQVREPELPPEQEQKTIQQDEGEDAISTVQDSTGRPQEIWVRWHQVSDFYGSGARDRHYTLNRLTGEIQFGDGLNGLIPPTGIGNVRMTRYQTGGGTIGNRAASTIVQLKTTVPYIEKVTNSEAAAGGADAESLDSLVERMPRTLRHRGRAVTLEDYEDLAKLASPDVARARCIPLRNLQLVSNSAIEAENPQPLEPGVLSLIIVPYSNDPKPLPSLELLNRIQRYLQANSSMTARVVVVPPHYLSVNITTDLAVTSLEGASAVEQAVERKLSRFLHPLTGGLDGNGWDFGREPHKSDFYRQIESVSGVDHVRSLKVELIADEPGQDVPSLQRTGLFLVYSGKHTINLMFEDA encoded by the coding sequence ATGGTCAAACCAGCCCCCAGGATTGATAGGCGGAATGCGGCAAAAATTGCCCAGCAGGTCCAGGAGTTGCTGAGGGTGTATGCCCCAGCGTGGCAGGAGTTTGAAATTGATCCGGTGACGGGCGATCGCACTCCTACAGGCATTTCAGCCGCTTTGATCGGGGTGTTTGCCCGTTATTGCGAAATCATCATTCAGCGGTTGAACCAGGTTCCTGATAAAAACTTCCTGGCATTTTTGAATCTGTTAGGCGCATCCCGATTGCCTCCTCAACCGGCACGGGTGCCGCTGACCTTTTCCCTGACGGCGGGGAGTACGGTGGATGCGGTCGTGCCTGCCGGAACCCAGGTGGCGGCTCCGCCAGCCGAGGGCGAAAAAGAGCCAGTCATTTTTGAAACGGAACGGGAACTGGTGGTTTCCGCTGCCCAACTGGTTTCCCTGTTCGTCCGGGAAGCCGCCGAGGATCGGTACAGCGATCGCAGCGCCATCATCTCAACCGCAGATGGACAGGGGGTGTCTCCCTTTGTGGGCGATCGCGCCATTCCCCATATGTTCTACATTGCCCATGACCGGCTATTTGGCTTCTCGCCCATCAGCCAGCTTGATCTGACAATTACCCTGGCAGCCTCCAACACGGAATGTGCCATTGTCTGGGAGATCTGGAACCATGAAACCAGCCAGTGGGAGGGAATAACCCCCACTTCTGCAACTTCTGCCGCTGCCATTATTCAGATTCAGAATTTGCAGCAGTCGGGAACCCTCCAGTTTACCAACTTAACGGCCATTCCAGTCACAGCGGTTAATGCCCAAACACACCGCTGGCTGAGAGGTCGGCTGATAAAGCGAATCACTCCCGCTCTTACCCCTGAACCAGACCAGATCCGGCTGAACCAGTTGCCCAGAATTAGTAACATCCAACTGCAAGCAACCCTGGGGCAATCCCAATTACCTGTAGAAGCGGCATTTACCAATCAGTTGCCCGTCGATGCCACCCAGGTGTTTTTTCCCTTCGGGGAAAAGCCGAAATTGGGGGATGTGTTTTACCTGGCTCATCGGGAAGCCTTCTCCCAGAGTGGGGTAACGGTCACCCTTCAAATGGATATTCTGGATCCGACCACTGCGGGATTCAGCAACAATTCAAGCGGGGAACAACCTAAACCAGAACTGACCTGGGAGTACTGGGATGGCAGGTCCTGGCGGTTGATTGGCACATCCACAACCAGTGGACCGACCTCTTCAGCCAACTCGTTTCAGGACACCACCCAGGCATTCCGGCAACCCGGCAATGGGACAGTAAGCTTCGTTTTACCGGCTACACCCACCATCACGACCATTAATGGTGTGGAAAATTTCTGGATTCGGGTACGCATCTCCGGCGGCAACTATGGCAGGGAAGCCCGCTATGTTCCCACGGGGAATCAAAGCACTCCTTTCAGGCTCGAACCAGCGACCTTTGTACCACCGATTATCCGCTCCCTCCAACTGACCTACTCCATCACAACCCCTGCCCAACCGGAGCCGCCCCAGCACATTCTTCTATACAACGACTTTGGCTACACCCCCGTCGATCCAGCTACACCTTTTAGCCCCTTCCAGCCCACTTCAGACCTTAAACCTCAACCCCATCCCCGATTCTACCTGGGCTTCAGCCTGCCCCCTAATCGCCCGTCCTTTCCCAATCAACCCCTCAGTCTGTATCTCCGCACGGCAGATTACAGTGCTGCTGAAGCATCCCCTGCCAGTAGCGATCGCCCCCAACTCACCTGGCAATACTGGCAGGGAAGTGAATGGCGTAAGTTGACTGTGCGAGATGACACAGAAAACCTGACCCGTCCCGGTTTAATCGAATTTCTACCACCGGCTGATTTGTTACCCAGGGTTGAGTTTGGTATCCCGTCCCGCTACTGGTTGCGAGTAGTCTGGAGCAGTGGAGTTTACCCGATCGCGCCCAGAGTCAGCCGGATACTGCCCAACACGACGATCGCCGCCCAGACCGTCACCATTCGCCATGAGATCCTTGGCTCCAGCAATGGCACCGAGAACCAGATATTTCGCACCACGCGATCGCCCATCCTGGCAGGGCAACAGCTTCAGGTCAGGGAACCAGAACTTCCCCCGGAGCAGGAACAGAAAACGATTCAACAGGACGAGGGGGAAGATGCCATTTCCACCGTTCAAGATAGCACCGGACGCCCCCAGGAAATCTGGGTGCGCTGGCATCAGGTGTCGGATTTTTATGGATCAGGTGCCCGCGATCGCCACTACACCCTCAATCGGCTCACGGGCGAAATCCAGTTTGGAGATGGGCTGAATGGTTTAATTCCACCAACCGGGATTGGCAATGTGCGAATGACTCGCTACCAGACTGGCGGCGGCACGATTGGGAACCGGGCTGCCAGCACCATCGTGCAGCTTAAAACAACGGTTCCTTACATCGAGAAAGTCACCAATTCCGAGGCGGCGGCGGGCGGCGCGGATGCCGAAAGTCTGGATTCCCTGGTGGAGCGAATGCCCCGCACCCTTCGCCATCGCGGACGGGCAGTCACCCTGGAAGATTACGAGGATCTGGCAAAACTTGCCTCACCGGATGTAGCCCGTGCCCGCTGCATTCCCCTACGAAATCTGCAATTGGTGAGCAATTCAGCCATAGAGGCTGAAAATCCACAACCCCTGGAGCCGGGAGTGCTGAGTCTGATCATAGTGCCCTATTCCAACGATCCTAAACCCCTGCCCAGTCTGGAATTGCTTAACCGGATCCAGCGTTATTTGCAGGCAAATAGTTCGATGACTGCCAGGGTTGTGGTCGTTCCTCCCCACTATCTGAGTGTGAACATCACCACCGACCTGGCGGTGACTTCCCTGGAGGGTGCCAGTGCCGTTGAACAGGCAGTGGAACGCAAGCTATCCAGGTTTCTCCATCCCCTCACAGGGGGGTTGGACGGCAACGGCTGGGACTTTGGACGCGAACCTCATAAATCCGATTTCTATCGTCAAATTGAATCCGTTTCAGGTGTTGACCACGTCCGCAGTCTGAAGGTCGAACTGATTGCAGATGAACCTGGACAGGATGTTCCATCCCTCCAGCGCACCGGACTATTCCTAGTCTATTCAGGCAAACACACCATTAATTTAATGTTTGAAGACGCTTAA
- a CDS encoding GPW/gp25 family protein produces MSKPFLGRGLGFSMTDAVKVDSDGRLQMADYEESVRQSVFLILSTARGERVMRPGFGCGIYDLVFEMKTAGTAGRISQEVQEALLRFEPRIDVRNIQVIPETDSAGEKLTIQVEYQVRATNNVFNLVYPFYLERSPG; encoded by the coding sequence ATGTCAAAACCTTTCCTGGGTCGCGGTTTAGGATTTTCAATGACCGACGCTGTCAAGGTGGATTCGGATGGCCGTTTGCAAATGGCAGACTACGAGGAAAGCGTGCGTCAGTCCGTGTTTCTGATTCTCAGTACTGCCAGAGGAGAGCGGGTCATGCGTCCGGGGTTTGGTTGTGGGATTTACGATCTGGTGTTTGAGATGAAAACGGCGGGAACGGCGGGGCGGATTTCCCAGGAGGTGCAGGAGGCATTACTGCGATTTGAACCCCGAATTGATGTACGCAACATTCAGGTGATTCCTGAAACGGATAGTGCGGGTGAGAAGCTGACGATTCAGGTGGAATATCAGGTGCGGGCAACCAACAATGTCTTTAACCTGGTGTATCCCTTTTATTTAGAAAGGAGTCCGGGTTAA
- a CDS encoding PAAR domain-containing protein: protein MGQPAAKQGDQIIATDTHIVMVPTSGPPVPTPLPHPFTGIISGNLSRDVNIMGMPAATVDSTADNTPPHIPTPPGTAFQNPPANQGTIKLGSPTVKINGKMAARNGDMAITCNDPADLPVGQVVAVGTVFIG, encoded by the coding sequence ATGGGACAACCCGCAGCCAAACAAGGCGACCAGATCATTGCCACAGACACTCACATTGTTATGGTTCCAACATCAGGACCGCCTGTTCCCACGCCATTACCTCATCCGTTTACAGGGATTATCAGCGGTAATCTCAGCCGTGATGTCAACATTATGGGAATGCCAGCGGCGACGGTAGACAGTACGGCAGACAATACGCCTCCCCATATCCCGACTCCACCGGGAACAGCTTTTCAGAACCCCCCTGCCAATCAGGGCACGATTAAATTGGGCAGTCCCACGGTCAAAATCAACGGCAAAATGGCAGCCCGTAATGGTGACATGGCAATTACCTGTAACGATCCGGCTGATTTGCCGGTCGGTCAGGTTGTCGCCGTTGGTACTGTATTTATCGGTTAA
- a CDS encoding phage baseplate assembly protein V, which translates to MNWFETIVGSEVRETLLRSVHGVVIGIVTNNQDPDKLGRVKVKFPWLSQEDESNWARIASPMAGGDRGTFFLPEVDDEVLVAFEQGDLRFPYILGALWNGKDTPPATNEDGKNNIRMIKSRSGHTIRLNDEDGKEMIEIIDKKGENKITIDTSKDSITITTAKDITLSAPQGSIKLDAQKIELKSSADTKIETGAGMDIKANATMNIKGATINLN; encoded by the coding sequence ATGAATTGGTTTGAGACGATTGTTGGATCAGAGGTTAGGGAAACGCTCCTGCGTTCGGTGCATGGGGTTGTGATTGGGATTGTGACCAACAATCAGGACCCTGACAAATTGGGGCGGGTAAAGGTGAAGTTTCCCTGGCTGAGTCAGGAGGATGAAAGCAACTGGGCACGGATTGCCTCACCAATGGCAGGGGGCGATCGCGGCACGTTCTTTCTACCTGAAGTGGACGATGAAGTACTGGTTGCCTTTGAACAGGGCGATCTCCGCTTTCCCTACATTCTGGGCGCGCTCTGGAATGGTAAAGATACCCCTCCCGCTACTAACGAAGACGGCAAAAACAATATCCGGATGATCAAGTCTCGCAGTGGTCACACCATTCGCCTGAACGACGAAGACGGCAAAGAAATGATTGAAATCATCGATAAAAAAGGAGAGAACAAAATCACCATTGATACTTCTAAAGATTCCATCACCATCACAACCGCCAAAGATATCACCCTCTCCGCCCCCCAGGGCAGCATCAAATTAGACGCCCAAAAAATCGAATTAAAATCCTCTGCCGACACTAAGATTGAAACTGGCGCAGGTATGGATATCAAAGCCAACGCCACCATGAATATCAAAGGAGCGACGATTAATTTGAATTAG
- a CDS encoding phage late control D family protein → MPVAQPSSPLVPDFDILINGSPLSVEMESHVVGVTVEEDTMLPSMFAIEMTGSSSRASPVDWMDDANFTIGHQVEIKLGYANDITTVMVGEITSLEPEFAQNRAPSLLLRGYDRRHRLQRGCKTRSFTQQKDSDIAAAIASAANLTAQVEDSQVVHDYVLQANQTDLAFLQSRARQIQYEVVVENKTLLFRPVANAASEILTLSLDGDLLEFYPRLASMQQVSEVSVQGWSFKDKQPITGQAKPGVEASKMGGRTIAAGFVESTFGSAVGVISDRPIQTQAEADQIAKARFNQKVLEFISGEGMCFGRTDIKPGKVIKIDGVSQRFSGQYYVTTVCHRYSPAKGYYTHFTVGRNAV, encoded by the coding sequence ATGCCAGTTGCCCAACCCTCCAGCCCCCTTGTTCCCGATTTCGACATTTTGATTAACGGTTCGCCGTTATCGGTCGAAATGGAGTCCCATGTGGTGGGAGTGACGGTGGAAGAGGATACCATGCTACCCAGTATGTTTGCGATCGAAATGACTGGCTCTTCCAGTCGTGCCAGCCCAGTGGATTGGATGGATGACGCTAACTTTACGATTGGACATCAAGTTGAAATCAAATTGGGCTATGCCAATGACATTACAACGGTGATGGTGGGAGAGATTACCAGTTTGGAACCAGAATTTGCCCAGAACCGTGCTCCCAGCCTGCTCCTGCGGGGGTACGATCGCCGCCATCGCCTGCAACGGGGTTGCAAAACCCGCAGCTTCACCCAGCAAAAGGACAGTGATATTGCCGCTGCGATCGCCAGTGCCGCCAACCTGACCGCCCAGGTAGAAGACAGCCAGGTGGTGCATGATTATGTGTTGCAGGCGAACCAGACCGATCTAGCATTTTTGCAATCCCGTGCCCGCCAGATTCAGTACGAAGTGGTGGTGGAAAACAAGACGTTACTGTTTCGTCCCGTTGCCAATGCAGCCAGCGAAATTCTGACCCTGAGCCTGGATGGAGATTTGCTGGAGTTTTATCCCCGCCTCGCATCCATGCAGCAGGTGAGTGAGGTGAGTGTCCAGGGCTGGAGCTTTAAAGACAAGCAACCGATTACCGGGCAGGCAAAACCTGGTGTAGAGGCATCCAAAATGGGTGGACGGACAATCGCCGCCGGATTCGTCGAGTCTACCTTTGGTTCAGCCGTGGGGGTGATCAGCGATCGCCCGATTCAAACCCAGGCAGAAGCCGATCAAATTGCTAAAGCGCGGTTTAACCAGAAAGTATTGGAGTTTATTTCAGGGGAGGGCATGTGTTTCGGACGCACGGATATTAAACCGGGCAAGGTGATCAAAATTGACGGCGTCAGCCAGCGGTTCAGCGGGCAATACTACGTCACCACCGTTTGTCACCGTTATAGCCCTGCCAAAGGATATTACACACATTTTACGGTGGGGAGAAATGCGGTGTGA
- a CDS encoding CIS tube protein: protein MNNSGLEKLTITPFAKKGDRYEKLAPFPVMFNPESYSIAKSVTWSPPQTSGSGNSAATQSKVNAPTISFGGGGSRQLSLELFFDTTTPIDRGGQQVVDVREETSKIVALTRIQRDEEQPRVCRVAWGDAPVDSDFPFIGVITSLTQKFTQFTRDGKPVRANLSITFVEFLDPELDKRITDPELTTHIVKGGDTLSNIAAEFYNDPTRWRVIAETNHIDDPRHLDRRIGQRLTIPKIR from the coding sequence ATGAACAACAGTGGGCTGGAAAAGTTGACCATTACTCCCTTTGCCAAGAAGGGCGATCGCTATGAAAAACTGGCTCCTTTTCCGGTAATGTTCAATCCGGAGTCCTATTCCATTGCCAAATCCGTTACCTGGAGTCCACCCCAAACCTCCGGTAGTGGAAATAGTGCCGCCACCCAAAGCAAGGTAAATGCCCCGACCATATCCTTTGGCGGTGGCGGGAGTCGCCAGTTATCCCTGGAGTTGTTTTTTGACACAACCACCCCAATTGACCGGGGCGGACAGCAGGTTGTGGATGTGCGGGAAGAAACCAGCAAGATTGTTGCGCTCACCCGGATCCAGCGGGATGAGGAACAACCCCGCGTCTGCCGGGTTGCCTGGGGAGATGCGCCCGTAGACTCCGACTTCCCCTTTATTGGGGTGATCACCAGCCTGACGCAAAAGTTCACCCAGTTCACGCGGGATGGAAAACCCGTGCGGGCGAATCTGTCCATTACCTTTGTCGAGTTTCTTGATCCGGAGCTGGATAAACGCATCACCGATCCGGAGCTAACCACCCATATCGTTAAAGGAGGTGACACCTTGAGTAACATCGCCGCCGAATTCTACAACGACCCCACCCGCTGGCGCGTGATCGCTGAAACCAATCACATCGACGATCCCCGCCACCTCGATCGCCGGATTGGACAGCGCCTCACAATCCCAAAAATTCGCTGA
- a CDS encoding DUF6760 family protein — protein MVGYPLKPIYEEVAYIAYHFHWSPELLMAMEHRERQRWVEEVAEINRRLNAESEGGREWMSG, from the coding sequence ATCGTAGGCTACCCCCTCAAACCCATCTATGAGGAGGTAGCCTATATTGCCTATCACTTCCACTGGTCGCCGGAATTGTTAATGGCAATGGAACACCGGGAACGGCAGCGCTGGGTGGAGGAAGTGGCTGAAATTAATCGACGGTTGAATGCAGAGAGTGAGGGAGGAAGGGAGTGGATGAGTGGATGA
- a CDS encoding phage tail assembly protein — protein MFQTEYEFTLPMGYIDADGNLHRDGVMRLATGADEIVPLKDPRVQSNPAYLIVILLSRVVIRLGALEMINPKVIESLFAADLAYLQDLYNRINGNGTRSLKLVCPHCQQGIEVELDQPGES, from the coding sequence ATGTTTCAAACAGAGTACGAATTCACCTTACCCATGGGTTATATCGATGCCGATGGTAATTTGCATCGAGATGGGGTGATGCGATTGGCGACGGGTGCCGATGAAATTGTGCCGCTGAAAGACCCCCGTGTGCAATCCAATCCTGCCTATTTGATTGTGATTTTGTTGTCGCGGGTGGTGATTCGTCTGGGTGCCCTGGAGATGATCAACCCCAAGGTGATTGAGAGTTTGTTTGCGGCGGATCTGGCTTACTTGCAGGATCTCTATAACCGGATTAACGGGAATGGGACGCGATCGCTCAAACTGGTCTGCCCCCATTGCCAGCAGGGAATTGAGGTGGAGCTTGATCAACCGGGGGAATCGTAG
- a CDS encoding phage tail protein — protein sequence MARVDPYKNYRFKVEIKGVITAGFMECSGFGSEVQVVEYREGGDATTARKLPGMAKYPDITLKWGITDSMDLYNWHLDAVNGKVTRQNGSIVILDEADPSKEKARWNFFGAWASKYTGPSFNAKGNDVAIDTFTIVCERLERVKV from the coding sequence ATGGCGAGAGTTGATCCGTACAAGAACTATCGGTTCAAGGTAGAGATTAAAGGAGTCATCACAGCAGGATTTATGGAGTGCAGTGGGTTTGGCTCAGAAGTGCAGGTGGTGGAGTACCGGGAAGGGGGAGACGCCACCACCGCCCGCAAGCTGCCGGGGATGGCGAAGTATCCCGACATCACGCTGAAGTGGGGGATTACAGACTCGATGGATCTCTACAACTGGCACCTGGATGCGGTGAATGGTAAGGTGACACGCCAGAACGGTTCGATTGTAATTCTGGACGAAGCGGATCCGTCTAAGGAAAAAGCACGCTGGAATTTCTTTGGTGCCTGGGCAAGTAAGTATACCGGACCCAGTTTTAATGCCAAAGGGAATGACGTTGCGATCGACACTTTCACGATTGTGTGTGAACGGTTAGAGCGAGTCAAAGTGTAG
- a CDS encoding phage tail sheath family protein — protein sequence MPQYLAPGVYVEEIPPASAPIAGVGTSTAAFIGVVANNVEMPLEPGSQTNRLPLAPVGEPQLITNWEEFKNKFGNDIQTGNKTLALAVYGFLNNGGTRCWVIRVATAADLTNLAGHLEKLETIDEIAIVAVPGVTTKAQHEAIIDHCEKMEDRVAILDGVQNPSALTPEAIRGATAGEPPGQPTKNSKYAALYFPWIKVPDPTSDEPNAVVSQPPSGHIAGVYTRVDGERGVFKAPANEVIRGAVDLDRRLTSAHQEGLNPKGVNVMRIFNGTIKVWGARTLGGEDNKEFTYISTRRYFNFLRESIDEGTQFAVFEPNTPVLWQRITRDVSDFLLGQWRDGGLFGTTPQEAFFVKCDAETNPPDVRERGQVVTLIGVAIVKPAEFVIFRIQQMTGS from the coding sequence ATGCCACAATACCTTGCACCTGGCGTTTATGTTGAGGAAATTCCCCCCGCTTCCGCTCCCATCGCGGGGGTGGGAACCAGTACGGCAGCCTTTATTGGTGTCGTTGCCAATAATGTTGAAATGCCCCTGGAACCAGGCAGTCAAACCAATCGATTACCGCTTGCTCCGGTTGGGGAACCGCAACTGATTACCAACTGGGAGGAATTTAAGAACAAGTTTGGGAATGATATTCAGACAGGTAACAAGACCTTAGCCCTGGCTGTTTATGGATTTCTGAATAACGGGGGCACCCGTTGCTGGGTGATACGGGTGGCAACGGCGGCTGACCTGACGAATCTGGCAGGACACCTGGAAAAACTGGAGACAATTGATGAGATTGCAATTGTGGCGGTGCCGGGGGTGACGACAAAAGCCCAACACGAAGCAATCATTGATCACTGTGAAAAAATGGAAGACCGGGTGGCCATTCTGGACGGTGTCCAGAATCCGTCAGCCTTAACCCCAGAGGCAATTCGGGGAGCGACTGCTGGAGAGCCCCCCGGACAACCAACCAAAAACAGTAAGTACGCCGCCCTCTACTTCCCCTGGATCAAGGTTCCTGATCCCACCTCGGATGAACCAAATGCAGTAGTTTCCCAGCCTCCGAGTGGCCATATTGCTGGAGTTTATACCCGTGTGGATGGAGAACGAGGAGTTTTCAAAGCCCCTGCTAATGAAGTCATCCGGGGAGCGGTTGATCTGGATCGCCGCCTGACCAGTGCCCATCAGGAGGGCCTGAACCCCAAAGGGGTGAATGTCATGCGGATTTTTAACGGCACGATTAAGGTCTGGGGTGCCCGGACCCTGGGTGGTGAGGACAACAAGGAATTTACCTACATCAGCACCCGCCGTTACTTTAACTTTCTGCGGGAATCGATTGATGAAGGGACTCAGTTTGCTGTGTTTGAACCGAATACGCCTGTGTTATGGCAACGCATCACCCGTGATGTGAGTGACTTTCTCCTGGGGCAATGGCGAGATGGTGGACTGTTTGGAACCACTCCCCAGGAAGCCTTTTTTGTCAAATGCGATGCTGAAACCAATCCACCCGATGTGCGGGAACGGGGACAGGTGGTGACACTGATTGGGGTCGCGATCGTCAAACCGGCTGAATTTGTCATCTTCCGCATCCAGCAAATGACGGGCAGTTAG
- a CDS encoding Pvc16 family protein, with translation MIRDLSQTLQAILTQPGLPPELAAVRIMFDRPTDQFNPSQTAINLFLFDIQENKELRDNEPLIERRNGQAIIRYPPMRVACSYLVTAWPVGGTELALQEHRLLSQVLQVLSRYPTIPEPFLRGSLLEQVQQSRQRGQELPPPMIVSTADGLKGTAEFWTALNSPLRASLMVTVTIALEVIPTPTPAPLAITHELSPRLLTSAGFQTEPSSFQIGGRVTDAGNAAIAAATVTLVEQNLTTQTDAAGNYKLGPLPAATYTLRVQRPGAAIQTFPITVPAIAGAHYNVQLT, from the coding sequence ATGATCCGTGATTTGAGTCAAACCCTGCAAGCCATTTTGACCCAGCCGGGGTTGCCCCCAGAACTGGCGGCAGTTCGGATTATGTTCGATCGCCCCACGGATCAATTCAATCCCTCCCAAACGGCGATTAACCTGTTTTTGTTTGATATCCAGGAGAACAAGGAACTGCGGGACAATGAACCCCTGATTGAGCGTCGCAATGGGCAGGCAATCATTCGCTATCCACCCATGCGGGTTGCCTGTTCCTATCTGGTGACGGCGTGGCCCGTGGGAGGTACAGAACTGGCACTCCAGGAACATCGCCTGCTGAGCCAGGTATTGCAGGTGCTATCCCGCTATCCCACAATTCCAGAGCCATTTTTGCGGGGTAGCTTGCTGGAACAGGTGCAGCAGAGCCGCCAGCGGGGGCAGGAGCTACCACCGCCCATGATTGTGTCTACCGCGGATGGTTTGAAGGGAACTGCCGAGTTCTGGACGGCACTTAACAGTCCCCTGCGGGCTTCCCTGATGGTGACGGTGACGATCGCCCTGGAGGTCATCCCCACTCCAACCCCTGCACCCCTGGCCATTACCCATGAACTCAGTCCCCGACTGCTCACATCGGCAGGATTCCAGACCGAACCCTCCTCCTTTCAGATTGGGGGCAGGGTGACCGATGCCGGAAATGCGGCGATCGCCGCCGCCACGGTCACTCTGGTCGAACAAAACCTGACCACCCAGACCGATGCCGCCGGAAATTATAAACTCGGTCCCCTGCCTGCCGCTACCTATACCCTGCGGGTGCAACGTCCAGGGGCAGCCATCCAGACTTTTCCCATCACGGTGCCTGCGATCGCCGGTGCCCACTACAACGTCCAGTTAACTTAA